One region of Xyrauchen texanus isolate HMW12.3.18 chromosome 11, RBS_HiC_50CHRs, whole genome shotgun sequence genomic DNA includes:
- the lrata gene encoding lecithin retinol acyltransferase a, producing MLDSLTFLFEKLFIFSNLNLFKSLWQEEEEEECAVRCPALRRGDLLEVQRTLFVHYGIYLGENRVAHLMPDIMPVLTNNKQLIQSVVTNKRLILGCIYKNASIRVDSIEDFAYGAPVLVNDMDMKMKCQALANEDVARRAERLIGAIPYSLLWYNCEHFVTYCRYGTPVSQQTERFCNSLKSVIRDQRSVALSVVLGVMYTICFGLAPSTTLPTFLIPFTLWMAG from the exons ATGCTGGATTCACTGACATTTCTATttgagaaattatttattttctcaaactTGAATCTTTTTAAAAGTCTAtggcaggaggaggaggaggaggagtgtgCGGTGAGATGTCCAGCGCTCCGGAGGGGAGATCTGCTGGAGGTGCAGCGCACTCTCTTCGTTCATTATGGCATCTATCTGGGCGAGAACAGAGTCGCGCACCTGATGCCTGACATCATGCCTGTATTAACCAACAACAAACAGCTCATTCAATCAGTCGTCACCAACAAAAGGCTCATTTTAGGATGCATTTACAAAAACGCGAGTATACGTGTAGATTCGATTGAAGATTTCGCATATGGAGCTCCGGTTCTGGTGAACGATATGGATATGAAAATGAAGTGTCAAGCACTGGCGAACGAGGACGTGGCGAGGAGAGCTGAGAGACTGATCGGCGCCATTCCATACAGTTTATTATGGTATAACTGCGAACATTTCGTGACGTACTGCAGGTACGGGACACCTGTGAGCCAGCAGACAGAGAGG ttctGCAACAGTTTGAAAAGCGTTATTCGAGACCAGAGAAGTGTGGCTTTAAGTGTTGTGTTGGGAGTGATGTACACCATCTGCTTTGGCCTGGCACCTTCAACTACTCTGCCCACATTCCTGATACCCTTCACTCTGTGGATGGCAGGCTGA
- the si:dkey-30k22.5 gene encoding lecithin retinol acyltransferase family protein, protein MIPLNLLNLFFITSTLDDECEEHTGMKTYDVSLYKRGDLLEVPRTLFKHFGIYLGEDRVVHLIPDVLPVFTRERSIVGQAVTNDRLILGVLAKVASVRVDSVVDFAYGAPIQVNRMDSTVSVQPLTGEEVAQRAEKLIGSVSYSLLWHNCEHFVMYCRYGVAVSFQTYQFCKAVRMILFSKKMAFLSAVIGGFVVLYLGTMTPLNTLLTVLIPFTIWMAS, encoded by the exons ATGATCCCGCTAAACCTGCTCAATCTGTTCTTCATCACCTCAACACTAGATGATGAGTGTGAGGAGCACACTGGGATGAAAACCTACGACGTCTCCCTTTACAAGCGTGGTGACCTTTTGGAGGTGCCCAGGActctttttaaacattttggcaTCTATTTAGGCGAGGACCGTGTCGTTCATCTTATCCCAGACGTTCTACCGGTGTTCACTAGAGAAAGGTCTATTGTTGGGCAGGCGGTGACCAATGATAGACTGATTTTGGGGGTTTTGGCCAAAGTTGCCAGTGTCCGTGTGGATTCTGTGGTGGATTTTGCATACGGTGCTCCGATTCAAGTCAACAGAATGGACAGTACGGTCAGTGTACAGCCGCTGACCGGAGAGGAAGTGGCACAGCGGGCAGAGAAGCTGATTGGATCGGTCTCCTACAGCTTACTTTGGCACAATTGTGAACATTTTGTCATGTATTGTCGCTATGGTGTTGCGGTCAGCTTCCAAACCTATCAG tttTGTAAAGCTGTAAGGATGATCCTCTTCAGCAAAAAGATGGCCTTCCTGTCAGCAGTGATCGGGGGCTTTGTCGTTTTGTATCTAGGCACTATGACACCTCTCAACACCCTCCTCACTGTCCTCATCCCCTTTACCATCTGGATGGCATCTTGA
- the npy2r gene encoding neuropeptide Y receptor type 2, with amino-acid sequence MDIRTEMNMSEDVIPNSLFEPTNCCTSANNHVEDALLDGLEDSTKLVGVQVILILAYSTIIILGVTGNSLVIYVVYKFRNLHTVTNYFIVNLAVADLLVNTLCLPFTLMYTLYGEWKFGQVMCYLLPYAQGLAVHVSTITLNVIALDRYRSIVYHMETKMSKDMCVVVIVITWVASAILASPLAIFREYVTFDLTPEQSIQGCAERWPGSSTDGTIYSISMFFIQYGLPLSIISFAYIRIWNKLRNHVSPGGGRSDRHQRRQKTTKMLVAVVVVFTVSWLPFHAFQLAVDIDSSVLEMKDFKLLYTAFHIVAMCSTFANPILYGWMNRNYRGSFVAVFKCGRLNNQIRRVCRSKGVRGKCTACNKQNTISVTFVQANTLL; translated from the coding sequence ATGGATATAAGAACTGAAATGAACATGTCTGAAGACGTGATCCCAAACTCCTTATTTGAGCCCACAAATTGCTGCACATCTGCCAATAACCATGTTGAGGATGCCTTACTAGACGGTCTGGAAGACAGTACAAAACTAGTGGGTGTTCAAGTGATTTTGATTTTGGCTTACAGCACCATTATCATCTTAGGTGTGACCGGGAACTCACTGGTCATCTACGTAGTGTACAAGTTTAGAAATTTACACACAGTCACTAACTATTTCATTGTCAACTTGGCTGTGGCAGACTTATTGGTCAACACATTGTGTTTACCTTTTACTTTGATGTACACACTGTACGGAGAGTGGAAATTTGGACAGGTGATGTGCTACCTGCTCCCATATGCACAAGGCTTAGCGGTGCACGTTTCAACCATCACGCTCAACGTGATCGCACTGGACCGGTACCGTAGCATTGTCTATCACATGGAAACCAAGATGTCCAAAGACATGTGTGTAGTCGTCATTGTGATCACATGGGTAGCGAGCGCTATCCTCGCTAGCCCTCTAGCTATCTTTCGTGAATATGTGACCTTTGACCTAACACCCGAGCAGTCGATTCAGGGTTGCGCTGAGAGGTGGCCTGGAAGCAGTACGGATGGGACCATCTACAGCATTTCCATGTTTTTTATACAGTACGGCCTGCCATTATCGATCATTTCATTTGCCTACATACGGATCTGGAACAAGCTAAGAAATCACGTTAGCCCCGGTGGCGGCCGTAGCGACAGACATCAGCGGCGACAGAAGACGACAAAAATGCTCGTGGCTGTAGTGGTGGTCTTCACCGTTAGCTGGCTGCCCTTTCACGCCTTCCAGCTGGCTGTGGACATTGATAGCAGTGTATTGGAAATGAAAGACTTCAAATTGCTCTATACAGCCTTCCATATTGTGGCCATGTGCTCCACCTTTGCCAATCCCATCCTCTATGGCTGGATGAACAGGAACTATAGAGGATCCTTTGTGGCTGTGTTCAAGTGTGGCAGGTTAAACAACCAAATAAGAAGGGTTTGTAGAAGTAAGGGAGTAAGGGGTAAATGTACAGCATGCAATAAGCAAAATACAATCAGTGTTACCTTTGTACAGGCAAACACACTGTTGTGA
- the map9 gene encoding microtubule-associated protein 9: MMDDKPFSTTLAHTKSPKTSRRTTFQDELEAAVSTRASRHKQSYSDDFDDDDDDDDDDDVLNKLLKIQKQKKARFKSGRTKGKINDFKLTDDEEENVNPKKVVSFLKTKRQSSSVQDEPLSSMASIDSHGSFRSTPSNSQTPVKHQEPDSPLSLQSDKCQPESTLLQNADQSESVMRMRPQAESSEVKKSPSESRLTLSSENSQWESPDPLLSEDPMWDSPLPLPSEKDGDLPIPHPRERRVKPTLCTGFLAEDKSPRPKPRQKALHMGDSCQLEEETQAETPAGSGAATSSMSIALSNMSSSEKSQTPTKSVQGPDKGCVMSERVKTQSSLTEEQASEAPATAGSAASEESKEGQHSTSFQENQEDPHANPYHTSATQSQITSRSTDRPPGSWSSSSRKSKSSNRAESKYLGSLKILDQRMQETQQTPAAADSLRAAVYQEWLRKKEENIELMMRAKKQEEKLKEEKRQEEKLAKIADAKASYNAWKEKKGEVIRKKVKEKQEAINIQQMEMDKNQEKKDTAKQVFEKWKQEHDSVLKERIRKMKQTEKRQTLQQVREKEERKRDCTSAFNVWSGRKKKVIQEKVKAEHKEKIKEVEEEYEKEERERIALEMYDKWMKRKEFQQKRERKEKKIQEILQDVPPPPWSPPNKTIPFGK, from the exons ATGATGGACGACAAGCCCTTTTCTACAACACTTGCTCACACGAAAAGCCCTAAAACATCCAGAAGAACAACTTTCCAG GATGAGCTGGAGGCAGCTGTGTCTACTAGAGCCAGTCGACATAAACAAAGTTACTCTGATGACttcgatgatgatgatgatgatgacgacgacgATG ATGTGCTCAACAAACTccttaaaatacaaaaacagaaaaaggCAAGATTTAAATCTGGGAGGACAAAAGGCAAGATAAATGATTTCAAGCTTACAGATGATGAAGAGGAAAATGTAAACCCCAAAAAAGTAGTATCCTTCCTGAAAACTAAAAGACAAAGTTCCTCCGTGCAAGATGAACCGCTAAGCTCCATGGCGAGTATAGATAGCCACGGTTCTTTTCGTTCCACTCCAAGCAACTCTCAGACCCCAGTGAAACATCAGGAGCCGGATTCCCCTTTGTCCCTTCAATCTGACAAGTGTCAACCTGAGTCCACTTTACTCCAGAACGCTGATCAGTCAGAATCAGTGATGAGGATGAGACCCCAGGCAGAATCTTCTGAGGTGAAGAAGAGCCCGTCAGAATCTCGTCTGACACTCAGCTCTGAGAATAGCCAATGGGAATCTCCCGACCCCCTTCTATCAGAGGACCCGATGTGGGACAGTCCATTGCCACTGCCCTCCGAAAAAGATGGTGACCTGCCTATTCCTCATCCCAGGGAGAGGCGTGTTAAACCAACACTCTGTACAG GTTTTCTTGCTGAAGACAAGTCCCCCAGACCCAAGCCCCGGCAGAAGGCATTACATATGGGGGACAGTTGTCAGCTAGAGGAGGAAACACAGGCGGAGACCCCTGCCGGCAGCGGAGCAGCTACCTCTTCTATGTCCATAGCCCTCTCTAACATGTCCTCTTCCGAGAAGAGTCAAACCCCTACCAAGAGTGTTCAG GGTCCAGATAAAGGCTGTGTCATGTCAGAACGGGTCAAGACGCAGTCGTCTTTAACAGAGGAGCAAGCGTCTGAGGCTCCAGCCACTGCAGGAAGTG CTGCCTCAGAGGAAAGCAAAGAGGGACAACACTCAACGTCCTTTCAGGAAAATCAG GAGGATCCCCACGCAAACCCTTACCACACATCCGCCACACAGAGCCAAATTACTAGCAGATCCACAGACAG ACCTCCAGGCTCTTGGTCATCCAGTTCAAGAAAGTCCAAGAGCTCCAACAGAGCAGAGTCTAAATACCTCGGTTCACTGAAGATTCTGGATCAGAGGATGCAGGAGACCCAACAGACTCCAGCGGCAGCAGATTCACTAAGAGCTGCGGTGTACCAG GAATGgctaagaaagaaagaagaaaacatAGAACTTATGATGAGGGCAAAGAAGCAGGAAGAGAAATTGAAAGAGGAGAAAAGGCAAGAG GAAAAGCTTGCAAAAATCGCAGATGCTAAGGCCTCTTATAATGCCTGGAAGGAGAAAAAAGGGGAAGTCATCagaaagaaagtaaaagaaaagCAGGAGGCAATTAACATACAGCAAATGGAAATGGATAAAAATCAAGAGAAGAAAGATACAGCGAAACAG gtttTTGAGAAATGGAAACAGGAGCACGACAGTGTCCTAAAAGAAAGGATAAGGAAAATGAAACAGACTGAGAAAAGACAGACACTACAGCAGGTCAGGGAGAAAGAGGAGAGGAAGAGGGACTGCACTTCTGCTTTCAATGTATG GAGTGGACGAAAGAAGAAAGTGATTCAAGAGAAGGTAAAGGCAGAACACAAGGAGAAGATAAAGGAAGTGGAAGAGGAATATGAAAAGGAGGAAAGAGAAAGAATTGCCTTGGAGATGTATGACAAATGGATG AAAAGAAAAGAGTTTCAACAAAAGAGAGagcgaaaagaaaaaaagatacaaGAAATCCTTCAAGATGTGCCCCCTCCACCATGGAGCCCACCTAATAAAACCATCCCGTTTGGAAAATGA